In Mycteria americana isolate JAX WOST 10 ecotype Jacksonville Zoo and Gardens chromosome 23, USCA_MyAme_1.0, whole genome shotgun sequence, a single window of DNA contains:
- the CNNM4 gene encoding metal transporter CNNM4 isoform X2 has product MAPGGGRRRGGGGGPGGAGGGGGGGGSPLSSSSSSPPLLPPLLLLLALPGGAVPSGDSVILGMRLEESTKPAAGAPARGPIRVTEGSEVLLRLYGLGLGPRTGERVAFAELRPAANASVPNGTCPERSQDLLVQPGLAEARDTSALLRVRVQPLRKDEQAKTYVLCTQRRPGQPWLPHQGPDGRIVVLEEKKSLLPLWLQVILIAGLLVLSGMFSGLNLGLMALDPMELRIVQNCGTDKEKRYARKIEPIRRKGNYLLCSLLLGNVLVNTTLTILLDDLIGSGIGAVVASTIGIVIFGEIVPQALCSRHGLAVGANTIVVTKFFMLVTFPLSYPISKLLDCILGQEIGTVYNREKLVEMLKVTEPYNDLVREELNMIQGALELRTKTVEDVMTPLQNCFMINSDAILDFNTMSEIMESGYTRIPVYEDERSNIMDILYVKDLAFVDPDDCTPLKTITKFYNHPVHVVFHDTKLDAMLEEFKKGKSHLAIVQKVNNEGEGDPFYEVLGLVTLEDVIEEIIKSEILDESDTYTDNRSKKRVGNQKNKRDFSAFKDPVNELKVKVSPQLLLAAHRFLSTEVTLFTPNFISEKILLRLLKYSDVIQELKFDEENKKSPRHFLYCKNKAADYFILILQGKVEVEAGKECMKFEAGAFSYYGVMALSPSPIGEIRSPSHVSSLNRSASLSYHERSDSVSSPVSGSNNQLNAGTGAQYVADFSVRALTDLQFVKITRQEYQNGLMASRMDSCPQSPDSNAPKPDAGLPEKPEPSATADETTSLLNERNCLSRRSNHSPLENSI; this is encoded by the exons ATggcgccgggcggcgggcggcggcgcggaggcggggggggccccggcggggccggggggggcggcggcggcggggggtccccgttatcgtcgtcgtcgtcgtctcCTCCgttgctgccgccgctgctgctgctgctggcgctgcccggcggggcggtgCCGTCGGGGGACAGCGTGATCCTGGGCATGCGGCTGGAGGAGAGCACGaagccggcggcgggggctccggcCCGCGGGCCCATCCGTGTCACGGAGGGGAGCGAGGTGCTGCTCCGGCTCtacgggctggggctgggcccccGCACCGGCGAACGGGTGGCCTTCGCCGAACTGCGACCCGCCGCCAACGCTTCGGTTCCCAACGGCACCTGCCCCGAGCGCTCCCAGGACCTGCTGGTGCAGCCCGGCCTGGCCGAGGCCCGCGACACCTCGGCCCTGCTGCGGGTCCGCGTCCAGCCCCTGCGCAAGGACGAGCAGGCCAAGACCTACGTCCTCTGCACCCAACGCCGCCCCGGCCAACCCTGGTTGCCCCATCAAGGCCCCGACGGCCGTATCGTGGTGTTGGAGGAGAAGAAGTCGCTGCTGCCCCTTTGGCTGCAGGTGATCCTCATCGCCGGGCTGCTGGTGCTGTCGGGGATGTTCAGCGGGCTCAACCTGGGCCTCATGGCGCTGGATCCCATGGAGCTGCGCATCGTGCAGAACTGCGGCACCGATAAGGAGAAGCGTTACGCCCGTAAGATCGAGCCCATCCGCCGTAAGGGGAACTATTTgctctgttccctgctgctgggTAACGTGCTGGTTAACACCACTCTCACCATCCTCCTCGATGACCTCATCGGCTCCGGCATCGGCGCCGTCGTCGCTTCCACCATCGGCATCGTCATCTTCGGGGAGATCGTGCCCCAGGCGCTCTGCTCCCGCCACGGCTTGGCCGTGGGTGCCAACACCATCGTGGTCACCAAGTTCTTCATGCTGGTGACGTTCCCCCTCTCCTACCCCATCAGCAAGCTCCTCGACTGCATCCTGGGCCAGGAGATCGGCACCGTCTACAACCGGGAGAAGCTGGTGGAGATGTTGAAGGTGACGGAACCCTACAACGACCTGGTGAGGGAGGAGCTCAACATGATCCAGGGAGCCCTGGAGCTCCGCACCAAGACGGTGGAGGACGTGATGACCCCGCTGCAGAACTGCTTCATGATCAACAGCGACGCCATCCTGGACTTCAACACCATGTCGGAGATCATGGAGAGCGGCTACACTCGCATCCCCGTCTACGAGGACGAGCGTTCCAACATCATGGACATCCTCTACGTCAAGGACCTGGCTTTTGTCGACCCCGACGACTGCACCCCCCTCAAAACCATCACCAAATTCTACAACCACCCCGTCCACGTCGTCTTCCACGACACCAAGCTGGACGCCAtgctggaggagttcaaaaagg GGAAGTCCCACCTGGCCATCGTGCAGAAGGTGAACAACGAGGGCGAGGGAGACCCCTTCTAcgaggtgctggggctggtgaCGCTGGAGGACGTCATCGAGGAGATCATCAAGTCGGAGATCCTGGACGAGTCGGATACGTACA ccgACAACCGCAGCAAGAAGCGGGTGGGCAACCAGAAGAACAAGCGGGACTTCTCGGCCTTCAAGGACCCCGTCAACGAGCTGAAGGTGAAGGTCtccccccagctgctgctggccgcTCACCGCTTCCTCTCCACGG AGGTGACGCTCTTCACCCCCAACTTCATCTCGGAGAAGATCCTGCTGCGGCTCCTCAAATACTCCGACGTCATCCAGGAGCTGAAGTTCGACGAGGAGAACAAGAAATCCCCACGCCATTTCCTCTACTGCAAGAACAAGGCCGCCGACTACTTCATCCTCATCCTGCAG GGCAAGGTGGAGGTGGAGGCCGGGAAGGAATGCATGAAGTTTGAAGCGGGAGCTTTCTCCTATTACGGGGTGATGGCCCTCAGCCCCTCTCCCATAGGCG AGATCCGCTCCCCGTCCCACGTCAGCAGCCTGAACCGCTCGGCCTCCCTCAGCTACCACGAACGCTCCGACTCCGTCTCCTCCCCCGTCAGCGGCAGCAACAACCAGCTCAACGCCGGCACCGGCGCCCAGTACGTGGCCGACTTCAGCGTCCGCGCCCTCACCGATCTCCAGTTCGTCAAG ATCACACGGCAGGAATACCAGAACGGCCTGATGGCTTCCCGCATGGACAGTTGTCCCCAGTCCCCCGACAGCAACGCCCCTAAACCGGACGCCGGTTTACCGGAGAAACCGGAACCCTCCGCCACCGCCGATGAGACCACCAGTCTCCTGAACGAGAGGAACTGCCTGAGCCGCCGGAGCAACCACAGCCCCCTGGAAAACTCCATCtga
- the CNNM4 gene encoding metal transporter CNNM4 isoform X1 — protein MAPGGGRRRGGGGGPGGAGGGGGGGGSPLSSSSSSPPLLPPLLLLLALPGGAVPSGDSVILGMRLEESTKPAAGAPARGPIRVTEGSEVLLRLYGLGLGPRTGERVAFAELRPAANASVPNGTCPERSQDLLVQPGLAEARDTSALLRVRVQPLRKDEQAKTYVLCTQRRPGQPWLPHQGPDGRIVVLEEKKSLLPLWLQVILIAGLLVLSGMFSGLNLGLMALDPMELRIVQNCGTDKEKRYARKIEPIRRKGNYLLCSLLLGNVLVNTTLTILLDDLIGSGIGAVVASTIGIVIFGEIVPQALCSRHGLAVGANTIVVTKFFMLVTFPLSYPISKLLDCILGQEIGTVYNREKLVEMLKVTEPYNDLVREELNMIQGALELRTKTVEDVMTPLQNCFMINSDAILDFNTMSEIMESGYTRIPVYEDERSNIMDILYVKDLAFVDPDDCTPLKTITKFYNHPVHVVFHDTKLDAMLEEFKKGKSHLAIVQKVNNEGEGDPFYEVLGLVTLEDVIEEIIKSEILDESDTYTDNRSKKRVGNQKNKRDFSAFKDPVNELKVKVSPQLLLAAHRFLSTEVTLFTPNFISEKILLRLLKYSDVIQELKFDEENKKSPRHFLYCKNKAADYFILILQGKVEVEAGKECMKFEAGAFSYYGVMALSPSPIGALPAQPRRLSTKRGSLFARLTEIRSPSHVSSLNRSASLSYHERSDSVSSPVSGSNNQLNAGTGAQYVADFSVRALTDLQFVKITRQEYQNGLMASRMDSCPQSPDSNAPKPDAGLPEKPEPSATADETTSLLNERNCLSRRSNHSPLENSI, from the exons ATggcgccgggcggcgggcggcggcgcggaggcggggggggccccggcggggccggggggggcggcggcggcggggggtccccgttatcgtcgtcgtcgtcgtctcCTCCgttgctgccgccgctgctgctgctgctggcgctgcccggcggggcggtgCCGTCGGGGGACAGCGTGATCCTGGGCATGCGGCTGGAGGAGAGCACGaagccggcggcgggggctccggcCCGCGGGCCCATCCGTGTCACGGAGGGGAGCGAGGTGCTGCTCCGGCTCtacgggctggggctgggcccccGCACCGGCGAACGGGTGGCCTTCGCCGAACTGCGACCCGCCGCCAACGCTTCGGTTCCCAACGGCACCTGCCCCGAGCGCTCCCAGGACCTGCTGGTGCAGCCCGGCCTGGCCGAGGCCCGCGACACCTCGGCCCTGCTGCGGGTCCGCGTCCAGCCCCTGCGCAAGGACGAGCAGGCCAAGACCTACGTCCTCTGCACCCAACGCCGCCCCGGCCAACCCTGGTTGCCCCATCAAGGCCCCGACGGCCGTATCGTGGTGTTGGAGGAGAAGAAGTCGCTGCTGCCCCTTTGGCTGCAGGTGATCCTCATCGCCGGGCTGCTGGTGCTGTCGGGGATGTTCAGCGGGCTCAACCTGGGCCTCATGGCGCTGGATCCCATGGAGCTGCGCATCGTGCAGAACTGCGGCACCGATAAGGAGAAGCGTTACGCCCGTAAGATCGAGCCCATCCGCCGTAAGGGGAACTATTTgctctgttccctgctgctgggTAACGTGCTGGTTAACACCACTCTCACCATCCTCCTCGATGACCTCATCGGCTCCGGCATCGGCGCCGTCGTCGCTTCCACCATCGGCATCGTCATCTTCGGGGAGATCGTGCCCCAGGCGCTCTGCTCCCGCCACGGCTTGGCCGTGGGTGCCAACACCATCGTGGTCACCAAGTTCTTCATGCTGGTGACGTTCCCCCTCTCCTACCCCATCAGCAAGCTCCTCGACTGCATCCTGGGCCAGGAGATCGGCACCGTCTACAACCGGGAGAAGCTGGTGGAGATGTTGAAGGTGACGGAACCCTACAACGACCTGGTGAGGGAGGAGCTCAACATGATCCAGGGAGCCCTGGAGCTCCGCACCAAGACGGTGGAGGACGTGATGACCCCGCTGCAGAACTGCTTCATGATCAACAGCGACGCCATCCTGGACTTCAACACCATGTCGGAGATCATGGAGAGCGGCTACACTCGCATCCCCGTCTACGAGGACGAGCGTTCCAACATCATGGACATCCTCTACGTCAAGGACCTGGCTTTTGTCGACCCCGACGACTGCACCCCCCTCAAAACCATCACCAAATTCTACAACCACCCCGTCCACGTCGTCTTCCACGACACCAAGCTGGACGCCAtgctggaggagttcaaaaagg GGAAGTCCCACCTGGCCATCGTGCAGAAGGTGAACAACGAGGGCGAGGGAGACCCCTTCTAcgaggtgctggggctggtgaCGCTGGAGGACGTCATCGAGGAGATCATCAAGTCGGAGATCCTGGACGAGTCGGATACGTACA ccgACAACCGCAGCAAGAAGCGGGTGGGCAACCAGAAGAACAAGCGGGACTTCTCGGCCTTCAAGGACCCCGTCAACGAGCTGAAGGTGAAGGTCtccccccagctgctgctggccgcTCACCGCTTCCTCTCCACGG AGGTGACGCTCTTCACCCCCAACTTCATCTCGGAGAAGATCCTGCTGCGGCTCCTCAAATACTCCGACGTCATCCAGGAGCTGAAGTTCGACGAGGAGAACAAGAAATCCCCACGCCATTTCCTCTACTGCAAGAACAAGGCCGCCGACTACTTCATCCTCATCCTGCAG GGCAAGGTGGAGGTGGAGGCCGGGAAGGAATGCATGAAGTTTGAAGCGGGAGCTTTCTCCTATTACGGGGTGATGGCCCTCAGCCCCTCTCCCATAGGCG ccctcccagcccagccccggcgcctATCCACAAAGCGAGGGTCATTGTTTGCCAGGTTGACAG AGATCCGCTCCCCGTCCCACGTCAGCAGCCTGAACCGCTCGGCCTCCCTCAGCTACCACGAACGCTCCGACTCCGTCTCCTCCCCCGTCAGCGGCAGCAACAACCAGCTCAACGCCGGCACCGGCGCCCAGTACGTGGCCGACTTCAGCGTCCGCGCCCTCACCGATCTCCAGTTCGTCAAG ATCACACGGCAGGAATACCAGAACGGCCTGATGGCTTCCCGCATGGACAGTTGTCCCCAGTCCCCCGACAGCAACGCCCCTAAACCGGACGCCGGTTTACCGGAGAAACCGGAACCCTCCGCCACCGCCGATGAGACCACCAGTCTCCTGAACGAGAGGAACTGCCTGAGCCGCCGGAGCAACCACAGCCCCCTGGAAAACTCCATCtga
- the LOC142419988 gene encoding LOW QUALITY PROTEIN: metal transporter CNNM3-like (The sequence of the model RefSeq protein was modified relative to this genomic sequence to represent the inferred CDS: deleted 2 bases in 1 codon) → MAEEVPRAPEERFLLEAGAVLDLATMAAIVGSGWAQVPQYEGEGRSLVEVLHAPDLAVVEPWGATPLSTLTRFCGRPIRFVFNDAKLDAILEEFGRGERSRGRHPAPPLPPAGKSQLAAAQQVNNEGEGDPFYKVLGLVMLEDITKEIKWEILDELGPTGPLPQHRREDFSLLRRADGTAMTKLSPQLLPTTQRFLV, encoded by the exons ATGGCCGAGGAGGTGCCGCGGGCACCGGAGGAGCGGTTCCTGCTGGAGGCCGGCGCCGTGCTGGACTTGGCCACCATGGCCGCCATCGTGGGCAGCGGCTGGGCCCAGGTGCCCCAGTACGAGGGCGAAGGCCGCAGCCTGGTAGAGGTGCTCCACGCCCCTGACCTGGCGGTGGTGGAGCCTTGGGGGGCC ACCCCCCTCAGCACCCTCACCCGCTTCTGCGGGCGCCCTATCCGCTTCGTCTTCAACGACGCCAAGCTCGACGCCATCCTCGAGGAGTTCGGGAGAGGTGAGCGCTCCCGGGGCCGCCACCCAGCTCCTCCGCTCCCGCCGGCGGGGAAGTCCCAGCTGGCCGCTGCGCAGCAGGTGAACAACGAAGGCGAAGGAGACCCCTTCTACaaggtgctggggctggtgaTGCTGGAGGACATCACCAAGGAGATCAAGTGGGAGATCCTGGATGAGTTGG GTCCCACCGGGCCCCTGCCGCAGCACCGCAGGGAGGATTTCTCCCTGCTGAGGAGGGCTGATGGCACCGCCATGACGAAGCTCTCCCCGCAGCTCCTGCCGACCACGCAGCGCTTCCTGGTGTGA
- the ANKRD39 gene encoding ankyrin repeat domain-containing protein 39 isoform X1, producing the protein MAAGRRSPPGRCCPSRVTVPSVHQSLPEMDFERGIWSAARDGDEPRVLQLLERRGEPSQPDLAGYTALHYASRNGHLGVCRLLLQRGARCDARTPGGATPLHRASYCGHLAVARLLLAHGADPAATDEDGRTSLHKAAEQGHRELCVLLLRHSPALAGIRDAKGRRPRDVADPAVQDLLDT; encoded by the exons ATGGCCGCGGGCCGCCGTTCGCCGCCCGGCCGCTGCTGCCCGTCGCGGGTGACGGTGCCCAGCGTGCACCAGAGCCTGCCCGAGATGGACTTCGAGCGGG GGATCTGGTCGGCGGCGCGGGACGGGGACGAGCCCcgggtgctgcagctgctggagcgCCGGGGGGAGCCCAGCCAGCCCGACCTGGCGGGGTACACGGCGCTG cactACGCCAGCCGCAACGGGCACCTGGGGGTctgccggctgctgctgcagcggggtGCCCGCTGCGACGCCCGCACGCCCGGCGGTGCCACCCCCCTGCACCGCGCCAGCTACTGCGGCCACCTCGCCGTCGCCCGGCTACTGCTGGCCCACGGCGCCGACCCGGCTGCCACCGACGAGGACGGCCGCACCAGCCTGCACAAG GCGGCTGAACAAGGCCACCGGGAACTCTGCGTCCTGCTCCTGCGGCACAGCCCGGCGCTGGCCGGCATCCGCGATGCCAAGGGCCGACGGCCCCGTGACGTGGCCGACCCGGCGGTGCAGGACCTGCTGGATACCTGA
- the ANKRD39 gene encoding ankyrin repeat domain-containing protein 39 isoform X2 — protein sequence MLWAGFGVQAGLGPSLPDAAPPLPAGIWSAARDGDEPRVLQLLERRGEPSQPDLAGYTALHYASRNGHLGVCRLLLQRGARCDARTPGGATPLHRASYCGHLAVARLLLAHGADPAATDEDGRTSLHKAAEQGHRELCVLLLRHSPALAGIRDAKGRRPRDVADPAVQDLLDT from the exons ATGCTCTGGGCAGGGTttggggtacaggcagggctgggtccGTCCCTGCCTGACGCGgcccccccgctgcccgcagGGATCTGGTCGGCGGCGCGGGACGGGGACGAGCCCcgggtgctgcagctgctggagcgCCGGGGGGAGCCCAGCCAGCCCGACCTGGCGGGGTACACGGCGCTG cactACGCCAGCCGCAACGGGCACCTGGGGGTctgccggctgctgctgcagcggggtGCCCGCTGCGACGCCCGCACGCCCGGCGGTGCCACCCCCCTGCACCGCGCCAGCTACTGCGGCCACCTCGCCGTCGCCCGGCTACTGCTGGCCCACGGCGCCGACCCGGCTGCCACCGACGAGGACGGCCGCACCAGCCTGCACAAG GCGGCTGAACAAGGCCACCGGGAACTCTGCGTCCTGCTCCTGCGGCACAGCCCGGCGCTGGCCGGCATCCGCGATGCCAAGGGCCGACGGCCCCGTGACGTGGCCGACCCGGCGGTGCAGGACCTGCTGGATACCTGA